In Bacillota bacterium, the sequence CAACTGAGCTACGGGCCCTAATGAAACTGTCATAAAAATATGGTACCCCCAAGGGGATTTGAACCCCTGTCTTCGCCGTGAGAGGGCGATGTCCTAGGCCACTAGACGATGGGGGCCTGATATATGGTGGTCCCTGCTGGCCTCGAACCAGCGACCTCTACCATGTCAAGGTAGCACTCTAACCAACTGAGCTAAGGGACCACGTTGGTGGAGGGAGAAGGATTCGAACCTTCGAAGGCGAAGCCAACAGATTTACAGTCTGCCCCCTTTGGCCAACTTGGGTATCCCTCCAAAGCCGTTTGTCAGAGTGTCAACCACCGACATTTACGATTATAACGGCTACCGCCTTTGATGTCAACATCAAAACCTGGACAAAATCCAAACATCTACTAATCGTAATAAACCACACTTTTCTGACTATACCTCAAAGGTTCCCTTGACCACCGGTACCCCATCCCGCACTAACACCCTGCCCTTAGCGACTACGTGTCGGATCTGCCAATCCTCCCTGGTCAGCACCACGAAATCGGCATCACTTCCCGACAGCACCGCACCCTTGCGAGGGAAGAGATTTAGAAGCCTCGCGGGGTTTTCTGTAACCACCTTGAGCACTTTGTCCGGTGGCAGGCCCTCTCCAAGGACTGCTTCTCGCACTTCCTGAAAAACCAAGTCAACGGGACCAACTTCAAGGGACACTAGGTTACCCTTATCGTCAAAGGTGGGCATACTGCCGTTACCGTCGGAGGTGAGAGTAATCCGCTCCAAATCCCCTTCGGTTTCCAGCAAATGGGCAAAGGCCTTAGGGGCCGCAACGGAATCGCCTTCACCGGAGTTAGGACTAATTCCCGCGGTGAGATCGATGGTTCCCCCAAGCCGGCGCAGCTCCAGGGCCTGCTCAAAAAGCCCTTCTGTGCGATTGACATGGGTGGGATAGAATTGAGTCGGCGGCAAATCCGTGGTCTCAATCACCTCTAACACCTGACTCAGCTGACGACTTCCCCGCCCCACATGCAGGTGAACGACACCCGGCTTTCCCCCCAACATTCCCCCAACCCGGGCTTCTGCTGCGACCCGGGCCAGTTCGGCATTGCCCGCCTGGGCCGACCGATGGTCAGCGATGGCTATCTCTCCGACCCCAATGACCTTATCGATGAGTACCAGGTCCGAGCGGACACCACCGGTAATCGTCCGAGTAGGCAGCTCATAGGCCCCGGTATAGATATAGGTGGAAATCCCCTCAAGCTCTAGGGCTCTGGCCTTGGCCAACAACGCTTCCACCGAGCGGGTGATACCATCGGTCCCCAACACCCCCACCACCGTCGTCACACCCGCGGTGGTCAGGGTACTCAACATAACTTCGGGAGTGCGGGTATGGGGACCACCCTCCCCGCCACCCCCGATTAGATGCACATGACCATCGATAAATCCCGGTACAACGATACAATCCTTCCCGTCGAGAACCTCAATAGCAAAGGCCGAGCTTTCCAGCAGAGAACTCAATCCGTCGGCCTGTAACTGGCTGTCAGTGCCAACAAAGGCAATCCTATCGCCTATGGAAACCACTGACCCACCGCTTTGCCGCCAAGGGGAGTAGACCTCATCTGCCTTCACTACTACTGCGGGAATTCTGCTGCCATCCACTGCTGTTCTGCCTCCGTTCTTGCCTGCTAACATTGAATAGGTACCCTTCGCGGCTAGGCCTTTGCCTGGCTATTTGAGTCTAAGCCAATCTTAAAGGATAAAGATGACCGCAATGATGGTGGTGACCACCAATCCTACCACCACGGGAATCAGGTTCCGCCGAGCCACATCAAAGGGGTTAACATTACAAATCGCCGCGGCAGGCAGCAAAGCCCAGGGAATCAAGGTACCTCCGCCCACCCAAATGGCCGCGATTTGGCCTAGGGCCGTCAAAGTAGCGGTTCCATAGCCAATGGCAGTGCCGAACAATTTGGCCACCGACCCAGCCAAGGATATGCCGGAAAAGCCGGAACCATCGAGACCAGTGATGGCCCCCACCGCGGTCAAGGTACCAGCGCCAATACCGGCGTTTAGGGGAACGGTATGGGCCAAGGCTACACCTAGATCGTTGACCAACCCCTGGGAGGTCTCGGGAAGTCCCGTCCCGAAGATGCTGAAGAACCCAGCATCTCCCAAGTAGAAAAATGCCGCAATGGGGATCACGGGACCAAAGACGCGGAATCCAAACTGAAATCCATGAATCAGATACTCGGTAATCTTCTCAATTCCTTCATTTCTATGGGTGACTAACGAAACCGCCAGCAGGATGAATACCGCGGTGCCACCGACTAGAGCCGTAGCTTCACCGCCCTGTAGGTTGGCTGCGATCATCACAACCACATCGATGAAAAACAGAACCAGGACCATGAAGGCCAGCAAGCGGCGAATCCTTAAGGGCAATCGCTCTGTAGTTTGAGGGGCATCATTGCTCTGATCGTTATTGCTGTTATCCAGTACCGCTGGGCCCAGGGTTCCCCGCTTCAGGTCACGACGCAGGAACCAGAAGGCTACTGCGGTGGTAACCAATCCACAGATGATCACCAAGGGGACGCTAGCGGAAACTACCTCAATGACGGGAATACCAGCGGCGTCTGCAGTCAACTTCGGAGCCCCTTGAATAACAAAGTCACCGGACAGTGCAATTCCATGACCAAATAGGTTCATAGCTATGGCTACACCGATGGGGGGCAGGCCAACCTTCACTGCCACCGGTAACAGAACGACTCCCACCAAGGCCACCGCGGGTGTTGGCCAGAAAAACAAAGAAATAACCATCATCACTATTCCGATTACCCAGTAAGCCATGGTAGGCGTCTTAATCAGCCGGGATACCGGGGCAATCATCGCCTCACTGATTCCCGACTCTGCCAACACCTTACTCATCCCTACGATTATAGAAATAACCAGAATAGTCCCCAGCAATTCCGTAATCGCATAGACAAAGCTATCGAAGATTCCAATCACGGCACTGGATAGAGAGCCTGTAGCCATTATCCCTAGTACGGCGATACCCAATACACACACTAGGGTGGTATCTCGGCGCATCACCATCGTCACGATGATAGCCAGAATAAAGGCTACAAACACCCAATGCAAACCCGTCAATTCAATAGGCATTGGTCA encodes:
- a CDS encoding beta-aspartyl-peptidase yields the protein MDGSRIPAVVVKADEVYSPWRQSGGSVVSIGDRIAFVGTDSQLQADGLSSLLESSAFAIEVLDGKDCIVVPGFIDGHVHLIGGGGEGGPHTRTPEVMLSTLTTAGVTTVVGVLGTDGITRSVEALLAKARALELEGISTYIYTGAYELPTRTITGGVRSDLVLIDKVIGVGEIAIADHRSAQAGNAELARVAAEARVGGMLGGKPGVVHLHVGRGSRQLSQVLEVIETTDLPPTQFYPTHVNRTEGLFEQALELRRLGGTIDLTAGISPNSGEGDSVAAPKAFAHLLETEGDLERITLTSDGNGSMPTFDDKGNLVSLEVGPVDLVFQEVREAVLGEGLPPDKVLKVVTENPARLLNLFPRKGAVLSGSDADFVVLTREDWQIRHVVAKGRVLVRDGVPVVKGTFEV